The Changchengzhania lutea genomic sequence AAATATAGCATTTACAGATGATTATCTAAAATTATAAAAATGAAAAAGCAGCTATATAATTTTAGACTAAATTTAGCCTCAAGAAGCGCTTAAAATCAAATGAATACTATCACCATTTTAATTCACTGCAAGGACCAATCTAACATCATTGCCTCCGTGACCAACTTCATTTCGAACAATAACGGAAACATCGTTTATATAGATCAACATGTAGATAGAGAACAGAACATCTTTTTTATGCGATTGGAAAGTGAATTTCCAGATACTTTTGCTATAGAGCAATTTAAAATTACCTTTAAAGAAACCTTGGCCAATACTTTTAATATGAAATGGCGCATGTATTCTTCTGAAAAAAAGCCTAAAATGGCGGTGTTTGTTTCTAAATACGACCATTGTCTGTATGATTTATTGGGAAGGTATAACTCTGGCGAACTGAATTTAGAGATTCCTTTTATTATTAGTAATCACGATGATCTAAAACCCATTGCTGAGGCGTTTAACATTCCTTTTTATCATATTCCGGTAACCAAAGACACCAAAGCTCTGGCTGAAAAGAAACAACTTGACTTA encodes the following:
- the purU gene encoding formyltetrahydrofolate deformylase is translated as MNTITILIHCKDQSNIIASVTNFISNNNGNIVYIDQHVDREQNIFFMRLESEFPDTFAIEQFKITFKETLANTFNMKWRMYSSEKKPKMAVFVSKYDHCLYDLLGRYNSGELNLEIPFIISNHDDLKPIAEAFNIPFYHIPVTKDTKALAEKKQLDLLEKFDIDFIVLARYMQIISERLIDKYPNKIINIHHSFLPAFVGAKPYHSAFKRGVKIIGATSHYVTEELDAGPIIEQDVTRVTHAHSIHDLIAKGRDLEKIVLANAVKLHANRKVMVYNNKTVIFS